The following proteins are co-located in the Plasmodium brasilianum strain Bolivian I chromosome 11, whole genome shotgun sequence genome:
- a CDS encoding anaphase-promoting complex subunit 11 yields the protein MPKVTVRKIHAVARWKWVGSSIDSVCAICNNALENTCTNCIRPGSGCPPAFGKCGHHFHLHCMEKWMRQNKLTCPCCRADWNYETQELN from the coding sequence ATGCCGAAAGTTACTGTAAGAAAAATTCATGCAGTTGCAAGGTGGAAGTGGGTCGGATCATCCATAGACAGCGTGTGTGCTATTTGCAATAACGCCTTAGAAAACACCTGTACAAATTGTATTAGGCCAGGAAGTGGTTGCCCACCAGCTTTTGGAAAATGTGgtcatcattttcatttacacTGTATGGAAAAATGGATGagacaaaataaattgaCATGCCCATGTTGCAGAGCGGACTGGAATTATGAAACGCaagaattaaattaa
- a CDS encoding CPW-WPC family protein, translating into MAIIKDMSKEIKNKAKSLPNPKDISNKIHKIDNKVLDKLNEDIIKEENLAKHKPHVCEEPAYERDYSYLCPEDWVKKSSDQCWGVNYDGHCESLKYFQDYSDEEKREFELNCCVLWPKLKNISKKTKKRDTLRGSINSKNGIIIKPRYM; encoded by the exons ATATGTCAAAAGAGATCAAAAATAAGGCTAAGTCACTCCCAAACCCAAAGGACATT TCAAATAAAATTCACAA aATAGACAACAAAGTTTTAGACAAACTAAATGAGGATATAATTAAGGAGGAAAATTTAGCTAAACACAAACCCCATGTTTGTGAAGAGCCAGCTTATGAAAGggattattcatatttatgtcCTGAAG ATTGGGTAAAAAAGTCCAGTGATCAGTGTTG gGGAGTAAATTATGACGGTCACTGCGaatctttaaaatattttcaagaTTACTCagatgaagaaaaaagagaattt GAGCTGAACTGCTGTGTGCTATGGCCTAAATTAAAGAACATATCAAAAAAGACGAAGAAACGAGATACTTTGAGGGGATCG ATAAACTCAAAGAAcggaataattataaaaccTAGATATAtgtga